The Oxalobacteraceae bacterium OTU3CINTB1 genome includes a window with the following:
- a CDS encoding TonB-dependent receptor, producing the protein MSKNSSGFAARSLIALAVASAFPLHMALATEAGANAQPAAAEGQDAAAAPAATGSTGNQLETVIVTAQRRAENIKDVPMSIATIKGDKLDVLTSGAGDIRVLSGRSPSLNIESDYGRAFPRFYIRGLGNTDFDLNASQPVGYVMDDIVQENAMLKGFPVFDVDQVEVLRGPQGTLFGRNSPAGVIKFDSAKPVFKQEGYLQLGIGNYSAKNVEGAFNFPVSDTVALRFSGTSQHRDDRVHNTNPTPGKGTQDFEGYGDNAFRLQALVQPNKDFSALFNYHQRNYHGSATLFRANIIKQGTNDIVDGFDYGSYPTDGVNYQKLETKGGSMRLKYNAGDITLHSITGYEKLKFNSRADVDGGYGAVFAPPYGPGRIPFPVETADLLPDHKQFTQEFRAESNYAGPLQWIGGLFYFKENIQIDSISFDSFAAGNPQNTAFARQFQDSKSWAAFGSLNYTVSEKLKVRGGVRYTSDKKDFSASRTDFNAANALVTASHALNSDSSNISWDASGTYELDKNTNLFARVATGYRAPSMQGRLNGLADVPSMAGAEKALSFEAGVKQDLFDRRARLSAAVFQYRVKDKQLTAGSGTINMNQLLNADKVTGQGVELDFQANLGYGFSTTAGYSFNDTEIKDPRVRVQYCGNLANNAGLGCTPTDPVAVGFPGNVLIDGNDLPRAPRHQANFTLKYSTDVANGELYALTDWSYRSGYNFFLYTAPEYRAKSLVEGGVRVGYKWGDGKYEVAAFGRNITNKIVLLSAIEFDNLTGMLNEPRTWGATFKVNF; encoded by the coding sequence ATGAGCAAGAACAGTAGTGGTTTCGCAGCGCGGTCGTTGATCGCCCTGGCCGTGGCGAGCGCCTTCCCGCTGCACATGGCCCTGGCCACCGAAGCGGGCGCGAACGCCCAGCCGGCAGCCGCTGAGGGACAAGACGCTGCGGCTGCGCCCGCCGCCACCGGCAGCACCGGCAACCAGCTGGAAACCGTGATCGTGACCGCGCAGCGCCGCGCCGAGAACATCAAGGACGTGCCGATGTCGATCGCCACCATCAAAGGCGACAAGCTCGACGTGCTGACCTCCGGCGCCGGCGACATCCGCGTGCTGTCGGGCCGCTCGCCCTCCCTGAACATCGAATCGGACTACGGCCGCGCCTTCCCGCGCTTCTACATTCGCGGTCTGGGCAACACCGACTTCGACCTGAACGCCTCGCAGCCGGTTGGCTACGTGATGGACGACATCGTCCAGGAAAACGCCATGCTCAAGGGCTTCCCGGTATTCGACGTCGACCAGGTCGAAGTGCTGCGCGGCCCGCAGGGCACGCTGTTCGGCCGTAACTCCCCGGCCGGCGTGATCAAGTTCGACTCGGCCAAGCCGGTCTTCAAGCAGGAAGGCTATTTGCAGCTGGGCATCGGCAACTACTCGGCCAAGAATGTCGAAGGCGCGTTCAACTTCCCGGTCAGCGACACCGTTGCGCTGCGCTTCTCCGGCACCAGCCAGCACCGCGACGACCGCGTGCACAACACCAACCCGACCCCGGGCAAGGGCACCCAGGACTTCGAAGGCTACGGCGACAACGCCTTCCGCCTTCAGGCGCTGGTGCAGCCGAACAAGGATTTCAGCGCACTGTTTAACTACCACCAGCGCAACTACCATGGCAGCGCCACCCTGTTCCGCGCCAACATCATCAAGCAGGGCACCAACGACATCGTTGACGGTTTCGACTACGGTTCCTACCCGACCGACGGCGTCAACTACCAGAAGCTGGAAACCAAGGGCGGCAGCATGCGCCTGAAGTACAACGCGGGCGATATTACGCTGCACTCGATCACCGGCTACGAAAAACTCAAGTTCAACAGCCGCGCCGACGTCGACGGCGGTTATGGCGCCGTGTTCGCGCCGCCATACGGCCCGGGCCGTATTCCGTTCCCGGTCGAGACCGCCGACTTGTTGCCGGACCACAAGCAGTTCACGCAAGAGTTCCGCGCCGAGTCCAACTACGCCGGCCCGCTGCAATGGATCGGTGGGCTGTTCTATTTCAAGGAAAACATCCAGATCGACAGTATCAGCTTCGACTCGTTCGCTGCTGGCAATCCGCAGAACACCGCCTTCGCGCGCCAGTTCCAGGATTCGAAATCGTGGGCCGCGTTCGGTTCGCTGAACTACACGGTGTCCGAGAAACTGAAAGTGCGCGGCGGCGTTCGCTACACCAGCGACAAGAAGGACTTCAGCGCCTCGCGCACCGACTTCAACGCCGCCAACGCGCTGGTGACGGCGTCGCACGCGTTGAACAGCGACTCGAGCAACATCAGCTGGGACGCCAGCGGCACTTACGAACTGGACAAGAACACCAACCTGTTCGCCCGCGTGGCCACCGGCTACCGCGCGCCGTCGATGCAGGGGCGCCTCAACGGCCTGGCCGACGTGCCGTCGATGGCCGGCGCCGAAAAGGCGCTGTCGTTCGAGGCCGGCGTCAAGCAGGACCTGTTCGACAGGCGCGCCCGCCTGAGCGCGGCCGTGTTCCAGTATCGCGTCAAGGACAAGCAGCTGACCGCCGGCAGCGGCACCATCAACATGAACCAGCTGCTCAACGCCGACAAGGTCACCGGCCAGGGTGTCGAGCTCGACTTCCAGGCCAACCTGGGCTACGGCTTCAGCACCACCGCCGGCTACAGCTTCAACGACACCGAGATCAAGGACCCGCGGGTGCGCGTGCAATATTGCGGCAACCTGGCCAACAACGCCGGCCTCGGTTGCACCCCGACCGATCCGGTGGCCGTCGGCTTCCCTGGCAACGTCCTGATCGACGGCAACGACCTGCCGCGCGCGCCGCGCCACCAGGCCAACTTCACGCTCAAGTACAGCACCGACGTCGCCAACGGCGAACTGTATGCGCTGACGGACTGGAGCTATCGCAGCGGCTACAACTTCTTCCTCTACACCGCGCCGGAATACCGCGCCAAGTCGCTGGTTGAAGGCGGCGTGCGGGTCGGCTACAAATGGGGCGACGGCAAGTATGAAGTGGCCGCCTTCGGCCGCAACATCACCAACAAGATCGTCCTGCTCAGCGCCATCGAGTTCGACAACCTGACCGGCATGCTCAACGAACCGCGCACGTGGGGCGCCACGTTCAAAGTCAACTTCTAA